In the Collimonas arenae genome, AACGCCGTCAAGCAAGGATCATTGGTGCCGGCCGAGAAGCGCTATACAACACAAAAAGCGCTAAAACGAGAAAAAGCAATTCTGGCCATTGAGCGTACTGGCCGCAATGCCGTGGCTCCAATATTAGCGGCAGCTGAAGTGCAGAAAGCACTTGCGAACTCCACCTTGAACGCCGGCCAACGTTCCGCAGTGGAGGCCATAGTCAGCAGTACAAATCGCTTTGTCGGGATCCAGGGCGATGCCGGCACAGGTAAGACCTACACCGTACAACGGGCGGTTGACCTCATCAAGCAGACAAATGAATTATCTGCAGAGGAGGGCGCTGGCTTTCGCACGGTCGCTTTGGCGCCATATGGCAACCAGGTCAAAGCCTTGAAAAACGAAGGCTTGGAAGCGCATACGCTTGCCAGTTTTCTCAACACAAAAAACAAACCGATTAACGACAAGACCGTCATCGTTTTGGATGAATCTGGCGTAGTAGGATCGCGGCAAATGGAACAGCTTATGCGCGTAGTCGAGAAGCACGGCGCTCGGATGGTCTTATTGGGCGACACCAAACAAACAGAAGCGATTGAAGCCGGAAAACCTTTTGCCCAACTTCAAAACGGCGGTATGCATACTGCTCGAATCAGTGAGATTCAACGACAAAAAGACCCTGAGCTAAAACTCGCCGTTGAACATGCTACTGAGGGACGGGTAGGGCAATCGTTGAGCCACATCAAACACATTGAAGAATTGCCGGACGCCACAGACAGACACCGGGCAATTGTCAATGACTATATCAAACTCACCGAACCAGAACGGCGGGAAACGTTGATCGTTGCCGGCACCAACGAAGCCAGGCGCGAAATCAATGAGATGGTGCGCGAATCGCTGGATCTGAAAGGGAAGGGGAGGGAGTTCGAGACTCTAACGCGAGTGGATATGACACAAGCGCAGCGCCGCTTTGCACCTAGCTACGCACCAGGTGTCGTAATTCAGCCCGATAAAGACTATCCAAAATTTGGCTTGGTTCGCGGAGAGACATATACGGTCAAGGAAGCAATGCCTGGCAACATGCTCATCGTTCAGCGGCAGGATGGTACAACGACCGAAATCAACCCGCGCAAGACAACGCAATTGAGCGTGTACAACCTTGAGCGCCCCGAGCTAGCCGTAGGTGACACTATCCGAATCAATCGAAATACGCCTAGCTTGGATCTCACAAACGGCGATCGCATGCGCGTAGCTGGAATTGTTGGGGGTGCAGTACACCTTGATTCTATCGAACAAAAAGATGGCCGCCCGGTCCGCTCTCTCGATCTCCCAGCCAGCAAACCTTTGCACCTGGAACATGCATACGCATCGACGGTGCACAGCTCGCAAGGATTGACCAACGACAGGGCGATGATTGCTCTGGACACCGCCAGCCGCACTACGTCGCTAAATCTATACTACGTGGCGATCAGCCGCGCTAAGCATGAGGCGAGGGTATATACCAACTCAGTAGCCGGGCTACCCGCTGCTATCGCTAGGCGCTTCGATAAGACAACTGCGCTTTCCATTCAGAAAGAAAGAACAATACAACGGCAAGCACAAGGATTGCAGCCCATTGGCGCTGCGAATGGCAAGCAGTCAATACAGCACAAGCAAGTCGACAAAAAACAGCTTCAAACGCCGCCTACAGAGAAAAAAACAAAGAAATTTGGGGAGCTTGGCAACCCGTAGAGAAAACACCAGGTGCCGGCGCAGCCCACTCCTGCAGCTTG is a window encoding:
- the mobF gene encoding MobF family relaxase → MLNVTPIRGNNQYAAAHYFSAADDYYGKDSPGEWQGKGAQTLGLTGSVEHGELSRLLNGELPNGERIQTTFDPADKKKRMALDLTFSAPKSVSMQALVAGDRAVTDAHDKAVRRAVDQVEKLAEARKKINGKSTRERTGNMVVGKFRHEMSRAKDPQLHTHAVVLNMTQRSDGAWRAVSNEDIFRVQHQIDAIYKAELAKELQGIGYEIRLVDDKGSFELAHITRDQIEAFSARGLVIEEALANEGKTRATATALEKQIISLATRPRKDERDRELVKQYWVEKSRELNIDYGPRSHLDGRSYEPTESGKKTGGRDTDSATDMTPASATDRGFEYDEDSDSIHTGASDGKASPEKSAGRNNGKNYEPGDSSSGRDIKTLPASITPAQAVVQYAINHLTEREAVVKESALMTAATRRAVGLAGSEEIKVEINRLIKQGTLIEAVPAYQIADSKSGTALSVEGWKSYLQEIKGWTKAQTTMYVNNAVKQGSLVPAEKRYTTQKALKREKAILAIERTGRNAVAPILAAAEVQKALANSTLNAGQRSAVEAIVSSTNRFVGIQGDAGTGKTYTVQRAVDLIKQTNELSAEEGAGFRTVALAPYGNQVKALKNEGLEAHTLASFLNTKNKPINDKTVIVLDESGVVGSRQMEQLMRVVEKHGARMVLLGDTKQTEAIEAGKPFAQLQNGGMHTARISEIQRQKDPELKLAVEHATEGRVGQSLSHIKHIEELPDATDRHRAIVNDYIKLTEPERRETLIVAGTNEARREINEMVRESLDLKGKGREFETLTRVDMTQAQRRFAPSYAPGVVIQPDKDYPKFGLVRGETYTVKEAMPGNMLIVQRQDGTTTEINPRKTTQLSVYNLERPELAVGDTIRINRNTPSLDLTNGDRMRVAGIVGGAVHLDSIEQKDGRPVRSLDLPASKPLHLEHAYASTVHSSQGLTNDRAMIALDTASRTTSLNLYYVAISRAKHEARVYTNSVAGLPAAIARRFDKTTALSIQKERTIQRQAQGLQPIGAANGKQSIQHKQVDKKQLQTPPTEKKTKKFGELGNP